Proteins encoded together in one Leptospira semungkisensis window:
- a CDS encoding transglycosylase SLT domain-containing protein, whose translation MKKTILGLLPFLVVGSLYGDTDLKYLIKSYSLEKIRRIFREKSPSTESEVYALIRFHETHPDGDQNSRLRYLVSLLKGKMVAGVSKDDLHELIRNPLPPFNSVTKVTFWKLYEEMVKRKSLGAHDLILYLKKMPPDYDPVFKNVIVEILRLYYETGEFKEAKEYAESFQEKDKKEYFGAMAYYRYAKALYKFGEVQKGEDILYALADDANVPSYVKKDIFTDLETWKGESFYKHISLDKAVLFLPFLSNGDKKSFLSSHQFLTSHTFERPESWKAAARALVQTYPERLPSLFSKHRNFAEYFPEFTAAMSVELSNQSLGRLGLDLLEKSNLPSSEAVEYAYARAYKKLGERDKYFNRLLSSLEKNPYNLIRQDELIDLLIGDQSHFLEENYWKEALRRIPNLPVKGRLVYWYLRNLKSKGRQEELVSWLKSYYRYIPGSYYTRVIREEFQTEISTIAQPDNPLRNKDSLFEYLSLTSGDPKYSSKIIGRDLEFAYFQDSFSLDIRIDSAHSKIRGNRLLQNAKEYLEIGEMAYASSLVEKFAQQSGTSEEEKDEILAALGEVTGHQYLTVFHTRNLMKRRRIPDDVILLPSKLASRIYPRPHRDLVSHSSQSFGIDEDIIYAVMRQESFFKENAVSSSNARGLMQIMGATGKGLAHGLGLESYSLFDPEISIQMGAKFLKYLLSSNENDLKWASIAYNGGPGNLRKWKRNHYHGDFNHFLEELPSKESRDYCRIVTSNYYNYQSLRQYKNR comes from the coding sequence ATGAAAAAAACGATCCTGGGGTTACTCCCTTTTCTAGTTGTCGGCAGTCTTTATGGGGACACCGATCTAAAATACCTCATCAAGTCTTATAGTTTGGAAAAAATCAGGAGAATTTTCAGGGAAAAATCTCCTTCTACAGAATCGGAAGTGTATGCACTGATCCGCTTTCACGAAACTCATCCGGACGGAGATCAAAACTCCCGTCTTCGCTATCTAGTCTCTCTTCTCAAAGGAAAGATGGTTGCAGGAGTGAGTAAGGATGATCTGCACGAGCTGATCCGAAATCCACTTCCTCCGTTCAACTCTGTTACCAAAGTTACGTTTTGGAAATTATATGAGGAAATGGTAAAACGCAAAAGCCTGGGGGCTCATGATCTGATCTTATACTTAAAAAAAATGCCTCCTGACTATGATCCCGTCTTTAAGAATGTGATCGTAGAAATCCTGAGACTCTATTATGAAACCGGCGAATTCAAAGAAGCAAAAGAATACGCGGAGAGTTTTCAGGAGAAGGATAAAAAAGAATACTTCGGAGCCATGGCTTATTATCGCTATGCGAAGGCCCTCTATAAATTCGGAGAAGTGCAAAAAGGAGAAGATATTCTCTATGCGCTCGCAGATGATGCGAACGTTCCTTCGTATGTGAAGAAGGATATTTTTACCGATCTCGAAACCTGGAAGGGAGAATCTTTCTATAAACATATCTCCTTGGACAAGGCGGTATTGTTTCTTCCTTTCTTATCCAACGGAGACAAGAAATCCTTTCTTTCTTCTCATCAATTCCTGACTTCTCATACATTTGAAAGACCGGAGAGTTGGAAGGCGGCTGCAAGAGCTCTTGTGCAAACTTATCCGGAACGCCTGCCTTCTCTATTCTCCAAACATAGAAATTTCGCGGAATATTTTCCGGAATTCACTGCGGCGATGTCCGTGGAATTATCCAACCAAAGCTTAGGTCGCTTGGGCTTAGATCTATTAGAAAAATCGAATTTACCTTCTTCCGAAGCCGTAGAATACGCGTACGCGAGAGCTTATAAAAAGCTAGGAGAAAGAGACAAATACTTCAATCGACTTCTCTCTTCTTTAGAAAAGAATCCGTACAATCTGATCCGCCAGGACGAGCTGATCGATCTTCTCATCGGAGATCAGTCTCATTTCTTAGAAGAGAACTATTGGAAAGAAGCTCTTAGAAGAATTCCCAACCTTCCCGTCAAAGGAAGATTGGTCTATTGGTATCTTCGAAATCTAAAATCCAAAGGAAGACAGGAAGAACTTGTCTCTTGGCTAAAATCATATTATCGCTATATTCCAGGCTCTTATTATACGAGAGTGATCCGAGAGGAATTCCAAACCGAGATCTCTACAATTGCACAGCCGGATAATCCTCTGCGAAACAAGGACAGCCTCTTTGAATATCTGTCCCTTACCTCCGGAGATCCTAAGTATTCGAGCAAGATCATAGGTAGAGACCTGGAATTTGCCTATTTTCAGGACTCTTTCTCCTTGGACATTCGGATCGACTCTGCTCACAGTAAAATCCGAGGAAATCGTCTATTACAAAATGCTAAAGAATATCTGGAGATCGGAGAAATGGCCTATGCTTCTTCTCTCGTCGAAAAATTCGCACAGCAAAGCGGAACTTCCGAAGAGGAAAAGGACGAAATTCTCGCAGCATTGGGAGAAGTTACAGGTCACCAGTATCTTACTGTATTTCATACCAGAAATCTAATGAAGAGAAGAAGGATCCCGGATGATGTAATCCTTCTTCCCTCCAAACTCGCGTCCAGGATTTATCCGAGACCTCATAGGGATCTAGTATCTCATTCTTCTCAATCCTTTGGGATAGATGAGGACATTATCTATGCGGTGATGAGGCAAGAGTCTTTCTTTAAGGAGAATGCGGTCTCTTCTTCTAATGCGAGAGGGCTTATGCAGATCATGGGAGCAACAGGAAAAGGTCTCGCTCATGGATTGGGACTCGAGTCCTATTCCCTATTCGATCCGGAAATTTCTATACAAATGGGTGCTAAATTCTTAAAATACCTTCTCTCTTCCAATGAAAACGATCTGAAATGGGCATCCATCGCCTATAACGGAGGTCCGGGCAATCTTAGAAAATGGAAGAGGAACCATTACCATGGAGATTTTAATCATTTCCTGGAGGAACTTCCTTCTAAAGAGTCCCGTGATTATTGCAGGATCGTAACGTCGAACTATTATAATTACCAAAGTTTGAGGCAGTACAAAAACCGCTAG
- a CDS encoding class I SAM-dependent methyltransferase, whose translation MAKNTYELIDSGNFKKLEQVGPYKVIRPSPVAAWPPTQASLWKDADGEYYRSDKGGGNWKWRDNSSRPDPEDEFLIQISPLTVKIRFTPFGHLGIFPEQLENWDRIRNVSSQLAGQGEVLNLFAYSGLSTLSVLAGGMDACHLDSSKGMVEWARENAQVSGLADKKVRWIVEDVLKFLNREIRRNKKYSGFILDPPTFGRGASGEVFKIEKDLPEMMDLLMKLCDSKPEFVFLTCHSTGFSPIALRRILEGRIKTPGKYLTEELTIAESTGRTHPAGSNCVFYSNRLKL comes from the coding sequence ATGGCTAAAAACACATACGAGCTGATTGATTCCGGGAATTTCAAGAAATTGGAGCAGGTGGGACCATATAAGGTCATTCGTCCATCTCCTGTCGCTGCCTGGCCTCCTACCCAAGCTTCCCTCTGGAAGGATGCGGATGGAGAATATTATAGAAGTGATAAAGGCGGTGGTAACTGGAAATGGAGGGATAATTCATCTCGTCCGGATCCAGAAGACGAGTTTCTGATCCAAATCTCTCCTTTAACCGTCAAGATCCGATTCACTCCCTTCGGTCATTTAGGGATCTTTCCCGAACAATTGGAAAACTGGGACAGAATACGAAATGTTTCCTCACAGTTAGCGGGACAGGGAGAAGTATTAAACTTATTCGCTTATTCCGGACTTTCCACATTATCCGTGTTAGCCGGCGGAATGGATGCCTGTCATTTGGATTCTTCCAAAGGAATGGTCGAATGGGCCAGAGAGAACGCACAAGTCTCCGGTCTTGCGGACAAGAAAGTTCGCTGGATCGTAGAGGATGTATTAAAATTTCTGAATAGAGAAATCCGCCGAAATAAGAAATACAGCGGTTTCATCTTAGATCCTCCTACTTTCGGAAGAGGTGCCAGCGGAGAAGTCTTTAAGATAGAGAAAGACTTACCAGAAATGATGGATCTTCTCATGAAGCTTTGCGATTCCAAACCTGAATTCGTATTTTTGACCTGTCATTCGACCGGTTTTAGTCCGATCGCTCTCAGAAGAATATTAGAAGGAAGGATCAAAACTCCGGGCAAGTATCTCACAGAAGAACTCACAATCGCCGAGTCTACCGGAAGGACCCATCCCGCAGGATCGAATTGTGTCTTTTATTCTAACAGGTTGAAACTTTGA
- a CDS encoding NmrA family NAD(P)-binding protein has protein sequence MGKPKILVTGATGRTGAIVLKELQDAGYPVRAMVRKEDGRTRLLRAQGVEIAVADMCDPEAVASALQGVQRAYYLPPVDPAMLHGATVFATAAREARLEHIVLMTQWLSSPAHPSLSTRHHWLIDRIFKMIPDIGLTIVSPGFFADIPYLSALAPAVYFGIFPWPFGSGLNAPPSVDDIGRVAAAALMDPNRHAGKVYRPTGPELLSGRDMAATLSKVLGRKVRLAPTPPEIFLKAARLEGNPISVVSVMKNYIEDARRGAFQVGAPTDHVLRVTGREPETFETVARRFAAQPRFNRSPLNYLKEAFQFMITPFVPLPFSKYEEGLQISRPLRPQFAVDSQIWLAEHSRVKS, from the coding sequence ATGGGTAAGCCAAAGATTTTAGTAACAGGTGCAACAGGTAGAACGGGAGCCATCGTCCTTAAAGAACTACAAGACGCCGGGTATCCAGTACGAGCAATGGTGCGGAAGGAGGATGGACGAACCCGCCTACTTCGGGCCCAGGGCGTAGAGATTGCGGTAGCAGATATGTGTGATCCGGAAGCCGTTGCATCCGCTCTTCAAGGCGTGCAACGTGCTTATTATTTGCCGCCAGTTGATCCAGCAATGCTTCACGGAGCTACAGTGTTTGCAACGGCTGCGAGAGAAGCTCGTCTTGAACACATAGTGCTCATGACTCAGTGGCTTTCTAGTCCTGCTCACCCTTCTCTTTCAACACGCCACCATTGGTTGATAGATCGCATCTTCAAAATGATCCCGGATATTGGACTTACGATCGTGAGTCCTGGCTTCTTTGCAGATATACCATATCTATCTGCACTTGCTCCAGCGGTATACTTTGGTATTTTTCCTTGGCCGTTCGGCAGCGGCTTGAACGCTCCGCCATCTGTTGATGATATCGGACGAGTAGCAGCTGCAGCCTTAATGGATCCGAATCGCCATGCAGGAAAGGTATATAGACCTACCGGTCCTGAACTATTGTCCGGGCGAGATATGGCTGCAACTCTCAGCAAGGTTCTTGGACGCAAGGTTAGATTGGCACCAACGCCACCGGAGATCTTTTTGAAAGCAGCTCGACTTGAAGGCAATCCGATATCTGTCGTAAGTGTTATGAAGAACTACATTGAGGATGCTCGTCGCGGAGCTTTTCAAGTAGGAGCTCCAACGGATCACGTCTTGCGAGTAACGGGTCGAGAACCTGAGACATTTGAAACTGTAGCTCGTCGATTCGCAGCTCAGCCTCGCTTCAATCGATCACCGCTCAACTATTTAAAAGAAGCATTTCAGTTTATGATTACTCCGTTTGTTCCCCTTCCATTTTCTAAATATGAGGAAGGTCTACAAATTTCACGCCCTTTGCGTCCGCAGTTTGCGGTGGATTCACAGATCTGGTTAGCTGAACATAGTAGAGTCAAAAGTTAA
- a CDS encoding YciI family protein has product MKFFLIEIEYVVPIEKIAELTPAHREFLQIQYNKGLLLLSGPKVPRVGGMILAKSSSQEELQTLMKEDPYLQQNYVKYTYKEFAPVKYQRFLMNWLEI; this is encoded by the coding sequence ATGAAGTTTTTTCTAATTGAAATCGAATATGTTGTCCCAATCGAAAAGATAGCTGAGCTCACCCCTGCTCACAGAGAATTCTTACAAATTCAGTACAATAAGGGTTTATTACTCTTATCTGGTCCGAAAGTTCCAAGAGTAGGAGGTATGATCCTAGCTAAATCTTCTTCTCAAGAAGAATTACAAACCTTGATGAAAGAGGATCCTTACCTGCAACAAAACTATGTGAAATATACTTATAAAGAATTCGCCCCAGTTAAATATCAACGTTTCCTAATGAACTGGCTCGAGATCTAA
- a CDS encoding citrate synthase: MANTAILKIDGKEFELPIIVGTENEKAIDISKLRQQTGYITLDNGYLNTGACTSAVTFLDGELGILRYRGIPIEQLAEKATFTEVAYLLIFGHLPSDKELQDWDKELTMHTLIHEDLKRLYNGFPKDGHPMAIMSTMIGSLSTYYQDSYDPENPEHRHISMIRLLAKFPTIASFAYKKSLGQPTVHPMNHLDYCSNFLNMMFSVPSEEYYIDPEIVKALNLLLILHADHEQNCSTSTVRLVGSSLANLYGAISAGICALWGPRHGGANQEVLEMLLEIKASGLPVKKIVEKAKDKNDAFRLSGFGHRVYKNFDPRAKIIKKACDAVLSRLGVNDPLLDIAKELEEAALKDSYFVERKLYPNVDFYSGIIYRALGIPVNMFTVMFAMGRLPGWIAQWKEMIESPDMKIGRPRQIYTGQTDTGYDDAKKK, translated from the coding sequence ATGGCAAACACCGCAATCTTAAAAATCGACGGTAAAGAATTCGAACTACCCATCATCGTCGGCACCGAAAACGAAAAGGCCATCGACATCTCCAAACTCAGACAACAAACAGGATACATCACTTTAGACAACGGTTACTTAAACACCGGAGCTTGTACGAGTGCGGTTACCTTTTTGGATGGAGAGTTGGGAATTTTAAGATATAGAGGGATTCCGATCGAGCAACTCGCAGAAAAAGCTACCTTCACCGAAGTGGCTTACCTTCTTATCTTCGGTCATCTTCCTTCCGACAAGGAACTCCAAGACTGGGACAAAGAGTTGACCATGCACACTCTGATCCACGAGGACCTAAAACGTCTTTATAATGGATTTCCTAAAGACGGTCACCCGATGGCAATCATGTCCACCATGATCGGATCTCTTTCCACATATTACCAAGATTCTTACGATCCGGAAAATCCGGAACACAGACATATTTCCATGATCCGTCTTCTGGCAAAATTTCCTACGATCGCTTCTTTTGCTTATAAGAAGTCTCTCGGACAGCCTACAGTGCATCCGATGAACCATCTGGATTATTGCAGTAACTTCCTGAACATGATGTTCTCGGTTCCAAGTGAGGAATATTATATCGATCCTGAGATCGTAAAGGCATTGAACCTTCTTCTGATCCTTCACGCAGACCACGAACAAAACTGCTCTACTTCTACAGTTCGTTTGGTAGGATCTTCTCTTGCAAACCTATACGGTGCGATCTCTGCAGGGATCTGCGCACTTTGGGGACCTCGTCACGGAGGAGCCAACCAAGAAGTATTAGAAATGCTATTAGAGATCAAGGCATCCGGTCTTCCTGTGAAAAAGATCGTAGAAAAGGCAAAAGACAAGAATGATGCATTCCGTCTTTCCGGCTTCGGACATAGAGTTTATAAAAACTTCGACCCAAGAGCAAAGATCATCAAAAAGGCTTGCGACGCAGTTCTTTCCAGACTCGGAGTGAACGATCCTCTATTAGATATTGCTAAAGAACTCGAAGAAGCTGCGCTCAAGGATTCCTACTTCGTAGAAAGAAAACTCTATCCGAACGTGGACTTCTATAGCGGTATTATCTATCGCGCTCTCGGAATTCCAGTGAATATGTTCACTGTGATGTTCGCAATGGGACGTCTTCCAGGTTGGATTGCTCAATGGAAAGAAATGATCGAGTCTCCTGACATGAAGATCGGTAGACCTCGTCAGATCTACACCGGACAAACTGATACCGGTTACGACGACGCTAAGAAGAAGTAA
- a CDS encoding class I SAM-dependent rRNA methyltransferase — MQRAPFRRYQLNKTSESVLRSGHPWILNGNLSSAISAFKEGDWMRLVSGQNEILGTGIYSSNGPIGIRIIQTEGDFSLDRLKETIRNTFKLRKALRKKTNAYRLIHGENDKLPGVTVDRYGNTWVVQTYSRSLRKFSRLVVRILYFQAKEEGEPLPKHILWISPQRIGSEEASPIRFLRGKRETPYDEEIFLQSVKWKTTLPGQKGGFFLDVRNLRSYLLEKRELVKDKECLHLFSHTGLTSFCLEEAGAKSVFSVDGAKEALEEFASRISSSEIGLSFEEKNRIQTYGKHSLIRADLFRDWSFLEERKFSLIVLDPPNLTPNQSSIPAGKKAYRSLISKALSHLEPGGDLILLSCSGRIRESEFEKIGRETLEYRGWKYRELEKLSPEPDHPTRKEFPEGKYFKVHIYKGVNPVGAPTKTENG, encoded by the coding sequence TTGCAACGGGCACCTTTTCGTCGTTATCAACTCAATAAGACTTCAGAATCCGTTTTAAGATCCGGACATCCATGGATCTTAAACGGAAATTTGTCTTCTGCGATCTCCGCATTTAAAGAAGGAGATTGGATGAGACTCGTCTCCGGACAAAATGAGATCTTAGGAACAGGGATCTATTCTTCCAATGGACCGATCGGAATTCGGATCATACAAACGGAAGGAGATTTTTCTCTCGATCGCCTGAAGGAAACAATTCGAAACACATTCAAACTTCGTAAAGCGTTAAGAAAGAAAACAAATGCTTACAGATTGATCCATGGAGAGAACGATAAACTCCCTGGAGTCACCGTGGACCGTTATGGAAATACTTGGGTGGTTCAAACCTATTCCAGGTCTCTCAGAAAATTTTCCCGTTTAGTCGTTCGCATTCTTTATTTCCAAGCAAAAGAAGAAGGAGAGCCCTTACCGAAACATATTCTCTGGATCTCTCCCCAAAGGATAGGCTCAGAAGAAGCAAGTCCCATCCGTTTCTTGCGGGGAAAAAGAGAGACCCCTTACGACGAAGAGATCTTTTTGCAATCCGTAAAATGGAAAACAACCCTTCCCGGACAGAAGGGAGGATTCTTTTTGGATGTTCGAAATCTTCGCTCTTATCTATTAGAAAAAAGAGAATTAGTAAAAGATAAAGAATGCCTGCACTTGTTCAGTCATACTGGCCTTACCTCTTTCTGTTTGGAAGAAGCGGGAGCTAAATCTGTTTTTTCCGTGGATGGAGCAAAAGAAGCTCTAGAAGAATTCGCTTCTAGGATCTCTTCTTCTGAGATAGGTCTTTCTTTCGAGGAAAAGAATCGGATCCAAACCTATGGGAAGCATAGCCTGATTAGAGCCGATCTCTTTCGTGACTGGTCCTTCTTGGAAGAAAGAAAATTCTCCCTGATCGTTTTGGATCCTCCTAATCTTACACCCAACCAAAGCTCGATTCCAGCAGGAAAAAAGGCGTATAGGAGTCTAATCAGTAAGGCACTTTCACATTTGGAACCGGGAGGTGATCTCATTCTACTTTCTTGTTCGGGAAGAATCCGTGAATCTGAATTTGAAAAGATTGGCCGAGAAACCCTGGAGTATCGAGGATGGAAGTATAGAGAACTGGAGAAATTAAGTCCTGAGCCGGATCATCCTACTAGAAAGGAATTTCCAGAAGGAAAATATTTCAAGGTTCATATATACAAAGGAGTGAATCCTGTAGGAGCTCCTACAAAAACTGAAAATGGCTAA
- a CDS encoding TetR/AcrR family transcriptional regulator: protein MRYDEDHKSKTHKKIVKMASRQIRGKGLAGPAIPTLMKASGLTHGGFYKHFASRNNLIVEAVEESFRELTDTFLKAATKSDSPEGWRGMVKAYLSLERCDKIDTGCPIAALAPEIARAESSIKSRSVLAIIKFRQDILPFMPGNNASEKEENFFIIMSSMAGAVIIARTIPDPKVREGILSSVQNFLLDRFSSF, encoded by the coding sequence ATGAGATACGACGAAGATCATAAATCCAAAACACACAAGAAAATTGTAAAAATGGCATCTCGTCAAATTCGAGGAAAAGGTCTCGCAGGACCAGCCATCCCTACTTTGATGAAAGCTTCCGGCTTAACACACGGCGGCTTCTATAAACATTTTGCTAGTCGTAACAATTTAATTGTAGAAGCTGTCGAAGAAAGTTTTCGCGAACTTACTGATACCTTTCTTAAAGCTGCTACCAAGTCTGATTCGCCAGAAGGTTGGAGGGGCATGGTGAAAGCCTATTTGTCTCTGGAACGTTGTGATAAAATAGATACGGGTTGTCCAATCGCCGCTCTTGCTCCAGAAATTGCTCGAGCTGAATCTAGTATTAAGAGTCGAAGCGTCTTAGCTATTATCAAATTTCGTCAGGATATTTTACCCTTCATGCCTGGGAACAATGCCTCAGAGAAAGAGGAGAACTTCTTTATCATTATGTCTTCAATGGCCGGTGCTGTCATTATAGCGCGAACTATACCTGATCCAAAAGTTAGGGAAGGGATTTTGAGTTCTGTCCAGAACTTTTTACTTGACAGGTTCAGTTCTTTTTAA
- a CDS encoding TrmH family RNA methyltransferase — MKKPLEITSFSNEKLKYISGLKEKKNREKSNTFFIEGFREIQRAKASEKLEFEYILTCPACYLGENEEELISSIDAKTILVPKQIFEKISYRDRPDGLIATASMPDFSFTQNQDLSGEPILVIEGVEKPGNLGTILRTAEGAGFQTVFVADPRLDLFNPNVIRSSTGTLFTLDVRQGEISELYPLLKEAGYRTIAVTPEAKSLYWDGNLKGKVALVFGSEQYGLSQYARTQSDEYISLPMKGVADSLNLAMSAGILMYEVLRQNR, encoded by the coding sequence TTGAAGAAGCCTTTAGAGATCACAAGCTTCTCAAATGAGAAACTAAAATACATCTCCGGCTTAAAAGAAAAAAAGAACCGAGAGAAATCGAACACTTTCTTTATAGAAGGCTTTCGCGAGATCCAAAGAGCCAAGGCTTCCGAAAAGCTTGAATTCGAATACATTCTCACCTGCCCTGCCTGCTATTTAGGGGAGAACGAAGAAGAACTCATCTCTTCTATTGACGCAAAGACAATCTTAGTTCCTAAACAGATCTTCGAGAAGATCTCGTATAGAGACAGGCCTGACGGCTTAATTGCGACTGCGAGTATGCCTGATTTTTCCTTTACTCAAAATCAAGATCTAAGCGGAGAGCCTATCCTTGTCATCGAAGGAGTAGAAAAACCAGGAAATCTAGGCACTATCCTTCGCACGGCAGAAGGAGCCGGATTCCAAACCGTTTTCGTGGCGGATCCTAGATTAGATTTATTTAATCCGAATGTGATCCGCTCTTCTACTGGAACTCTATTCACATTAGATGTGCGACAAGGAGAAATTTCGGAACTCTACCCTCTTCTCAAAGAGGCAGGCTATAGAACCATTGCAGTCACTCCTGAGGCAAAGTCTTTGTACTGGGACGGAAACCTGAAAGGAAAAGTCGCACTCGTATTCGGAAGCGAGCAGTATGGTTTAAGCCAATATGCGAGAACACAAAGCGACGAATATATTTCCCTTCCCATGAAAGGAGTTGCGGATAGCTTAAATCTCGCCATGTCCGCAGGGATATTAATGTACGAAGTGCTCAGACAGAATCGTTAA